In Pan paniscus chromosome 13, NHGRI_mPanPan1-v2.0_pri, whole genome shotgun sequence, one DNA window encodes the following:
- the LOC130541305 gene encoding thymosin beta-10-like, translating to MADKPDMGGIASFNRAKLKKTETQENNTLPTKETTGQKRSEIS from the coding sequence ATGGCAGACAAACCAGACATGGGGGGAATCGCCAGCTTCAACAGGGCCAAGCTGAAGAAAACGGAGACGCAGGAGAACAACACCCTGCCGACCAAAGAGACCACTGGGCAGAAGCGGAGTGAAATTTCCTAA